Below is a window of Armatimonadota bacterium DNA.
TGACCAGGTCGCGGTAGCGCTGGGCCCGCTGTTCCGCTTCCTGGACGGTGGCGCACCCCACCTGCTGCAGACGCGCCGCCAGCTCGGCCCGGGCGTCCCGCAGGGCGCGGTCCAGGTCCAGCAGGCGCCGTTCCCGCTCCTGCCGGCGGATCTCCGCCCGCTGGCGTTCGCGCGCGGACCGCGCCAGCTTCCAGGATCCCAGCAGCAGGGCCGCGACTCCCACGCCGGCGGCGGCCGCCGCGGCCAGCGGGCGGGCCAGACCCGCCACCGCCGCCGCGGCGCCGGCGGCGGCCAGGACCGCCCCGGCGCCCAGCGCGATGCGCCAGAGGCGCGCTTCCCGGGCCGGCTCATCGTCGGCCGCGCGCTCGATCTCCCGCCGCAGCATGCCCGCCTCCATCTCCAGAATGGCGGCGCGCTCGGAGAGTTTGCGGGCGGCCGCGACGACGTCGGGCGCGGGCAAGCCGCCAGCGGTGGCGGCTTCCAGTTCACCATCCACGGCGGCGAGGCGGGTCAGCGTGTCCTCGATGGCCCGCACCTGCTCTTCCAGCATGGCCTCCTCGCGGCGCAGGCCCTCCAGCTGCTGCTGCCACGCCACGATCTGGCGGTTGATCTCGAGCAGCGCGCGCTTGCGGGCCAGGTCCTCCGCCACCGCGGTCAGCCGTCTGCGGAGCTCCTGCAGGTCCGCCTGCAGCCGCGCCGCCGCCGCGGCGCTGTCGCGCAGCCGCGCCACCCGGTCCTGCAGATCGTCCACCCGGATCTCCCAGCGACGGAGCTCTCCCGGCTCCCGGGCGGGGGCGCGGACGCCCCGCTCCAAGGCCCGCAGGTGCTGTTCCAGGCGGCGGATGGCGGTGGCCACGTCTTCGCCTCCCCCGCCGACGATCCGCCCCAGTTCCCGGGCGATGCTGGTGATGTGGATCCGCTCCAGCTCGGCCTGGGCCACGTGGGCGGTGGCGTCGAACACCTTGTCGGAGGCCAGGCCCAGCTGGGCCACCAGCCGCTCCTGCACGCTCTTGTGCTGCTCCCAGGTCCGCCCGGCGTCGTCCCGCAAGAGGGTGCGACGCTGGGCGAAGTCCTTGATCAGGGTGTAGTGGCGGCCGTCGATCTCCAGGTCCAGTTCCAGGACCGGGGGGTCGCCCGCTCCCCAGGCGCGGTACCGGTCACGCTCCTGGGCCGAGGTGGTGGCGGGATTGCCGAACAGGGCCGTGTGGATCGCCGCCCGCAGGGAGGACTTGCCCGCCTCGTTGGGGCCCACCACCACGGTGACGCCGCGGGCAAACTCAAAAGGCTCCTCGGGCAGCCCCAGAAAACGTCGGGCGCGCAGGCGGCGGAGGATCACGCCAGTACCTCCCGGCCCTGCAGCAGGGCCACCCCCACCTGCAGCGCTTCCTCGAGGATGGGCCGCTGCGCGTCGTCGGCGGCGGCGAGGCGGTCCCGCATCACCCGCACGAACCGCCCCAGGACGCTGTCGGCAGGCAGGGCGTCCAGCTCCTCGTCGGCGAGCTGGATCTGGGCGCGCCACCGCACCCGCAGCCGGAAGAACCGGTCGGCGTACTCGCGCTCCCAGGCGGCGGGGTCCACCACCCGGTGCACCGGCACCAGGCCGGTGAGGACCACGTCGCACACGGTATCGGCGTCGGCGGCGGCGTCCAGCCGGGCGCGCACGGCGGCGTCGTCGGCGTCCGACAGGTCGATGACCACCCGCCGGTACCGCCGGCGGCCCACCGGCACCGGCCGGACCGCGGCCTGCCCGGGAGCCGCGATGTCCACCCGCAGGACGCAGCCGGGCCCTTCCTGGTCGACCGCCAGCAGCTCGGGGGCCCCGGAGTACCATGCCGCCGTGGGCGGGCCCACCACTTCCTGGGCGGAGTGCCAGTCCCCCAGCGCCAGGTAGTCCAGACCCAGCTCGCGGATCTCCAGGGGGTGGATGACGCCGGGGGTTTCCACCTGTCCGGGCCGGAAGACAGACCCGTGGGTGACCCCGACGGCGACCCGGGTCGTCCGCTGACGCGGCCAGCCCCTGAGGGGGCTGTCGGACCGGCCGGGATCGGCGGACCGGCCCACCACGGTCACGTCCAGCTCGGGCAGGACATGGGTCTGCACCTCCCGCCCGAAGACCATCACGCGCGGCCCCAGCGCGCCCAGGCGGTCGGCGGCGCCGATGCGGCCGTCGGCGCCGACGTCGTGGTTGCCGCCCGCGACCGCCACCCCGATGCCCCGTTCGATCAGCCGCCGGAACTGCCGGACCACCTCGTCCACGGTGGCGGGCGCGGGGCGTGGACTGTCGAACAGGTCGCCGGCGACCAGCACCAGGTGCACCTGGTCGGCCAGGGCCAGATCGACCGCGCGCTCGAGGGCCTGCGCCAGGGCCCGCCGCTGCGACGCCCCCTGGGTTCCCAGGGCGGCGAACGCCCGTCCCAGGTGCACGTCGGCGAGATGCAGCAGGCGGATCATTCGTCCAGCTCCGGATCGCCCGAGGCGGTGTACGGGCAGATGGAGGCAAACGCGCAGTACCGGCATGCCTGGTAGTAGTCGGGCGTGGCCCCGAAGCGGCCTGCGCGGATGCCGGCGGCCACCCGCTCGATGACCTCGGCGGTGCGGGCCATCAGATCCTGGTCGGGGACGGTCGTCCCCACCAGGACACCCCGGGGACCGAGGAAGTGCAGTTCCAGGCGGGTCGGCAGGATCCCGTAGACCTCCCGGTAGGCCAGGGCGTAGATGGCCAGCTGCAGGCTCTCCCGGGCCCGGCGGTCGGCGTCCTTCTGGGCGCGCACGTCCGAGGTTTTGAAGTCAATCAACACCACCTCGTCCCCGCGCAGGTCCACCCGGTCCCATCGCCCCTTGACGCGGGTCAACCCCACCTGGAAAGAGAACGGCGCTTCCACGAACGTGGGGACGTGGCCGGAGGCCTCCTGGAACTCCACAAAGCGGGTCAGTACCTCTTTCCCTTCGGCCAGGCGCTGATCCTCGTGCTCGCGGCTGATGAAGCCCTCGCTGACCCACGCCCGCTCGAAGTGGGCCAGCACGTCCTCCAGGGTCACCGGCTGGCGGCGCGCCCGGCGCCGGTGATACTCGCGGATCGCCTCGTGGATGGCTGAGCCGTAGACCACCCGGTGATCGCGGAGCAGCGGCACCCGCAGGATGTGGGTGTACTTGTACTTCAGGGGGCACAGTTCGTAGTCATCCACCTGCCGGTAGGACAGCAGCAGCGGCTGGTCGGGCGGAAGGACTCCTTCCAGGGACTGCTGGCCCGCCGCCGGCGGAGCGTGGCGGTGGATGGCCTCTGCGGGGGAGGCCGTCATTGCCGCCCCCTCCGGCCGGGGCAGGTCCAGAGCCTCCAGGACGAACCGGCTGACCTTGCGGGGCCGCGCCCCGCCGTAGTCCCGGGCGCTGGTCAGGAACAGTTCCCGCTGGGCGCGGGTCATCCCGACGTAGAACAGCCGCCGCTCCTCCTGCAGGTGGGCGTCGCCGGAAGGCAGGATATCCTTGACCAGCGCGTCGGGCAGCGGGATGGGCTCGCCCCGGTGGCGGGTGGGGAAGCGGTCGGCCACGCAGCTGACCAGGAACACCACCGGGAACTCCAGCCCCTTGGCCTTGTGCACCGTCAGGACGTTGACCGCGTCCTGGTCCAGGTCGGCCTCGGCCACGGCGGGATCGTCGCCGGCCTCGATGAGGTCATCCATGTGCTGGACGAACTCCGGCACCCGGTCGTAGGCGGCGATCTCCCCGTAGCGGGCCACCAGGTCGAAAAAGCGCGCCAGGTTGGCTACCCGGACCTCGTCGTCGGGCAGGCCGCTGGCGGCCAGCCGCCGGATGTAGCCGGTGCGGTTGACCAGGTATTCATACAGGACGCGTCCGGTGGGGTGGTCGACCATCATCCGGCGCATCGCGTCCAGGTCCTCAAGCAGCTTGGCGATGGCGGCGCGGCTTTCCAGGGAGAGTTCCTCGGCCAGCTCGGGGGCGGCGTCCAGGTGGCGGAAGACGTGCTCCAGGGTCCGGTTCTTGCGGTCGGCGTAGCTGAGTGCCCGGGCCATGTCGGTGGCGTCCACCAGGTACAGGGGGGACACGCCCAGGTAGAACAGGCTGAGGTTGTCCTGCGGGCGGGCCAGGACCCGCAGGAAGGCCAGCGCCAGGCGGATCTCCTCCCGGGCATACAACCCCCGGCTGCCGGTGAACCGGTACGGGATGCCCCGCATGTTCAGCGCCCGCAAGAACGGGTCGGCGTCGGCGTTGCTGCGCACCAGGATGGCGACGTCCCGGTACCGCCAGGTTCCCGCCTCCACCTGGCTGGCGATCTGGCGGGCCACCCAGTCGGCCTCGCTGCTGAGGGTATCCAGGTGCACGTGGCGGGGAGGCGTCCCCCCGGGGCGGACCGCCCGCAGGCGCTTGTCCAGCCGGTGGCGGACCTCCAGGCGGTCGGGGTTATTGTGCTGGATGAGCCGGTAGGCGGCGTCCAGGATCGGCTGGGTGGAGCGGTAGTTGGTGGTGAGGACCACCTGGGTGGCGTGGGGGTAGGTGTCCAGGAAGGTGAGGATGTTGCTGATGGCGGCACCCCGGAACTTGTAGATGGACTGGTCGTCGTCGCCCACCACCGTGATGTTCTGGGGGCCGCCGTCGGCCAGCAGGCGCACCAGCTGGAACTGGGCGTAGTTGGTGTCCTGGAATTCGTCCACCAGGATGTAGCGGAACCGCTCCCGGAAGGCCCGCAGAACGGCGGGATGTTCGCGGAACAGCCGGAGGGTCAGGGTGATCAGATCACCGAAGTCCACCAGCCCTTCCCGGGCCAGCAGCTCCTGGTAGCGCTGGTAGGCCAGGGCCAGTTCCATCTGCTGGCGGGCCAGGTCCTGCAGCTCCCGGTCGTGCGGAGCCGCCGCGGCCGATGCGGCCACCCGTTCGGCGAAGGCGCGGTATTCGGCGGGGCTGACGTCCTCATCCTTGGCGCGGGAGAACAGTGTCAGCAGGGCCTCCAGGTGCCGGGTGGGATCGCCCAGAGGGCGGTAGACGTCCAGGGGCAGGTCGAACAGGTGCTGGCGGAGGAAGACCACCTGCTCGGCGCGGGTCAGCACCCGGAAGTCCGGACGCAGGCCCAGAGCCAGGGCGTGCTCCCGCAGGACCCGGTCCCCGAAGGCGTGAAAGGTGCTGATCCACACGTCGGTGTACCCGTAGGGGACCAGGACGTCCACGCGCTCTTCCATCTCGGCGGCGGCCTTGTCGGTGAAGGTGAGGGCCAGGATCTCCGACGGCCGCGCCCGGCGAGTGGCGATGAGCCAGGCGATGCGGCGGGTGATGACCTGGGTCTTGCCGGTGCCGGCCCCGGCCACGATCAGCAGGGGGCCGGTCTCGTGGGTGACCGCCCGCCGCTGCTCGTCGTTGAGGTCGGCCAGGATCCGCTCGACCGGTCCCTCCGCCGGCCGTTCCTCCCCCAGGGCCAGCGTCAGCTGGCCAGACGACGGCGGGTCGGCCAGGCGGGGATCGGTCATGGCGACGGCTCGAGGGCACGGCCGAACAGGTCCCGCAGCACCCGGGCGACGATGCTCGTGGCGAATCCCCGGCGCAGCAGCACGCCGGCCAGGCGCCGGGATGCCACCTCTGCGGGCAATCCCCGGTACCGCCGCAGGCGCGCGGAGGCGACGTGGCGCGCCAGCGTCAGCTCATCCCCGGCGGGCAGAGCCTGGGCCAGGACCGCCTCCACCACGTCCCGGGCCACCCCCCGGGTGGCGAGCTCGTACCGGAGGCGCACGCGGCCCGAGGGGCGCAGGGCCAGCCGATCGCGGACCCAGGCGTCGGCAAACCGCCGGTCGTCTACCAGCCCCCGCGCGCGCAGTTCCCCGATCACGGCGCTGACGGTGGGGTCGGGCAGCCCCCGCCGGAGCAGCCGCTCGCGCAGCTCCCGTTCGCTGCGGGGGCGCACCGCCAGCAGGCGCCGGGCGGCCTCGGAGGCGGCCAGGTGGAGGGACCGCTCCCGCACCGCCCGCAGGAGCGCGTCGTCGATCTCCACCCCGGGGTGCAGGTCCAGGGCGGCGACATCGTCGGCCCGCAGCCGGAACGTCGCCCCGGTGTCCAGGTCCACGCGCACGGACCCTCCGCGGCCCCGGAGCGGACGGACCTGCCTGACCCTCACGGGTGCCCTCCGGACGGGTTAGGTGCGGCCTTTAGCCGGCTCCCGGGCCGGCGGCGCGTCCCGGACCTCGGCGGGGGCGGGCTTGAGCAGCCCCAGCTGCGCCCGCACCCTCCGCTCGATCTCGCGCGCCACCTCCGGGTTGGCCTCCAGGAAGTCGCGGGCGTTGTCCCGCCCCTGGCCCAGCTTCATCTCGCCGAAGGCGAACCACGTGCCGGTGCGCTGGACGATGCCGTGGGCGGTAGCGACGTCCAGGATGCTGGCGGCGCGGGAGATGCCCTGCCCGTAGATGATGTCCACCTCGGCCTCGCGGAACGGCGGGGCCAGCTTGTTCTTGACCACCTTGATCCGGGCCCGCATCCCCCGGATCTCTTCGCCCACCTTGATGTTCTCGGTCCGCCGGATCTCCATGCGCACCGACGCGTAGAACTTCAGGGCGCGCCCGCCGGTGGTGGTCTCGGGGTTGCCGAACATGACGCCGATCTTCTCGCGGATCTGGTTGATGAAGACCACCGTGGTGCGGGAGCGGCTGATGGCGCCGACCAGCTTGCGCAGGGCCTGGGACATCAGGCGGGCCTGCAGGCCCACGTGGGCGTCGCCCATGTCGCCTTCCAGCTCGGCCTTGGGCACCAGGGCGGCCACCGAGTCCACCACGATGACGTCCACCGCCCCGCTGCGGACCAGCATCTCGGCGATCTCCAGCGCCTGCTCGCCCGAGTCCGGCTGGGAGATCAGCAGGCTGTCCACGTCCACCCCCACGGCCCGGGCGTAGTTGGGATCCATGGCGTGCTCGGCGTCGATGAAGGCGGCCACGCCGCCCTCCCGCTGCGCCTCGGCCATGATGTGATAGCCCAGCGTGGTCTTGCCGGAGGACTCCGGCCCGTAGACCTCCACGACCCGTCCTCGGGGGACGCCGCCGACGCCCAGGGCGACGTCCAGGGCCAGGGCCCCGGTGGGGATCACGTCCACGGCCAGGCGGCTGGTGGCCTCCCCCAGCCGCATGATGGAGCCCTTGCCGAACTGCTTTTCGATCTGGGTGAGGGCCAGATCCAGCGCCCGCTGCTTCTCGTTCATCTGCCGGCCTCCCGCCCGCGCCTCTGGGTCCGGCCCTGGCCGGGACGCGGGTCGCATGAGATTACTGATCCCGAGTTCGCGCGCAGTCTACCAAACGTTTGTTCGCTTGTCAATAGCCACCCCGGGCCGACCTCGTCTACTAGTTCTCGTGGGTCTCCAGGCTGACCTCCTCAAGCCGTGTGTATACAGGCCCCTGGGGGGTCAGGGTGCTCTCCATGACGCAGATCGTCCTGACGGTCTGGGTCCCGATCTCGACGTCCCTGTAGCGGGTGAGGGCCCTGACCACGTCCCCCCACTGGCGGGCGTCCCTCACCCGCGCCAGGGTCAGATGGGGCCGGAAGCGGCGGTCCTCGGGGGGAAAGTGGTACCGGGCCAGGCGCTCGTCCAGCCGGCGTGCCAGCGCGTCCAGGTGCTCGGCCCCGTCCTCGACTCCCACCCACACCACCTGCGGACGCTGCAGGCTGGGAAACGCTCCCAGGCGGCGCAGGGTGATGGCAAACGGCGCGACTCCCCGGGCCGCCTCCCGGGTGGCAATCTTGGCCAGCGCGACCTGGGCGGGGGTGATCTCGCCCAGAAAGCGCAGCGTGAAGTGCAGGCTGGCAGGCTTCACCCACCTGATCCGGGCGCCGGCGTCCTCCAGGGCCCGCTGGGCGGCCACCACCGCGTCATGCAGCGCGGGGTCCAGCTCCACGGCGATGAAGATGCGGTGGCGGGGGGTCATCGGCGCAGCAGATGGAGCCGCAGGGCGTTGAGGGCGGCCTGGGAGGCGAGAAAGCGGATGCCCTCCCTACCCGCTTCCGCTCCCAGCTGCAACCGGCGCGTGTCCACGCCCTCCGGGTGGGCCAGGGACAGGAACACCAGCCCCACGGGCTTGTCGGGGGTGCCCCCGGTGGGGCCGGCGATGCCCGTCAGTCCCACGCCCAGGGTGGCCCCCGCCCGCGCGCGCACGGCGGAGGCCATGGCCTCCGCCACCTCGGCGCTGACCGCGCCATGCCGGCGGAGCATCCCGGGGTCGACTCCGAGGTCGCGGACCTTGGCGTCGTTGCTGTAAGCCACGACGCCCAGCAGAAAATAGGCCGAGCTGCCGGGGACCGACGTCAGCCTCTGGCTCACCAGGCCGCCGGTGCAGGACTCCGCCACGGCCACCGTGACCCCCCGCGCGGTCAGCAGCGACGCGGTGACCGCTTCCAGCGTCTGGTCGTCGGTGCCGTAGACCAGGTCGCCCAGGCGCTCGCGGACCAGCGCCTCTCCACGGTCCAGGGCTGCGGCCACATCCTCGGGGCGGCCCTTGGCGGTCAGCCGCAGGTGCACCTCGCCGAGCTTGGCGTAGGGCGCGATGGTGGGCTGGGTGGCGGACAGCAGGTCCTTGATGCGGGCCTCGACCGCCGACTCCCCTTCCCCGGTGACCCGCAGTACCCGGGAGCGGATGACGATCCCGCCGGTGCGCTGGCGCAGCAGGGGCAGCAGGTAGGACTCGACCATGCCCTGCATCTCGTAGGGGACGCCCGGCATGATGACGATGTCGCGCCCGTCGTCCTGGAGGTGAATGCCCGGCGCCGTGCCGCGGGCGTTGGGGATCACCTGGGCGCCGCGGGGCACCAGGGCCTGCTTGTACACCGTCTCGGGCGGGGTGCGCCCGCGCGAGGCGAAGAAGCGGCGGATGTGTTCGGCCACCTCGGGATCGCGGACCAGCTCCCGCCCCAGGGCGGCGGCCACGGCCTCGACGGTCAGGTCGTCTTCGGTGGGCCCCAGGCCGCCCGTCATCACGACGAGGTCGGCCCGGCTCAGGGCCAGCCGCAGCGCCTCCCGGATCCGGGCAGGGTTGTCCCCCACCGTCTGGCGGCAGTGCACGTCCACGCCCACTTCGGCCAGACGCTGCCCCAGGTAGGCGGCATTGGTGTCCACGATCTGGCCCAGCAGCAGCTCGGTGCCGACGGAGATGATCTCTGCGCGCATCTGTCGGTCCTGCGGAATCCGGGATCAGAGACCCGGGATCAGAGAGTACGGCGACTGAGCCGCCACCTACCTGCCCTCCGCGGTGAACGTCTGCTCCCACACCCGCCGGCCGGAGGGAGGCCGGACGGGCCGGCCGTCCACCAGGACCGTCACCGCCGGCGCGTTGCCCACCCGGACCGTGAGGCTGCGCTCGCCGGTCCAGGTGCGACGATCGCCCGCGCGCAGGAAGCCGGTGAAGACTTCCCGGCCGTCGGCCAGGACCCGCAGCCACGACAGGCCCACGGCCTGCACCGTCACCTCCACGCCGGACGACGGCGGGCGGATGACCGGCGCGGGCTCGGGTGCGGCCGGCGCGGGCGCCGGTGGCCGGGGGGCAGGCTCCGGCGCGGGCCGGGGCGGCTCTCCCACCGCCGCGGGGACCGGGGTCTGGAACTGGCGCAGCTGCTGGTAGCCGATGTATGCGAGGACGCCCACGACGGTCAGCACGATGACAGAGGCCGTCAGGAGGATCCGCCGCAGCCGCGAGGGCCGCGTGGCCGGGCGGATGGGGACTTCCGCCTGCACCGGCCCGATCAGGGGAGGCGCCGGCCCGCCGAGCACCTGCGCGGTCTCCGCCAGCAGGTCGTCGGGATCCAGCCCCAGCGCGCGGGCGTAGGCCCGCAGGTACCCGCGGGCGTACGCTCTGCCGGGCAGGCGGTCGAACTGCTCCTCTTCCAGAGCCTGCAGGTAGCCGGCGCGGATGCGGGTCTGGGCGGAGGCGGCGGCCAGCGAGAGGCCCCGCGCCTCGCGCGCGGCGCGCAGGCGCTCGCCGATCCCCAGCGGCTTGCGGGGGGACGGGGCGGGTTCGGGCACGGTCTCCCTCTTCCACCGGCCCGCCACCCTCTCCTCCGCCGCTCGATCGGCGGTCAGCCGGCGAGGGCTGTGGCGATCTCGGCGGCCAGCGCCGCGTTGGCCCGCAGAAGCGCCAGGTTCGCCCGCAGCGACCTCCCGCCGGTCAGCTCGGCCAGCGCCGCCAGGAGAAAGGGCGTGAGGTCGCCCCCGCGGACGCCCGCGGCCTCCGCCTTCCGGACGGCCGCCGCGACCGCCTGCTCCACCTCCTCGGATGTCAGGGCGTCCTGGGCGGGCACGGGCTGGGCCACCACCAGGGCGCTGCGCCGTCCCAGCGCGCGGTGGGCCCGCCAGATGGCCGCGGCCTGCGCGGGCGAGTCGATGCGGGCCGGCGCCGGCAGGCCGCTGTCCGGAGCGTAGAAGTAGGGGAACCGGTCGGTGCGGTAGGCCACCACCGTGACACCGGCGGTGTCCAGGTACTCCAGGGTCCGGGCCACGTCGCAGATGGCCTTGGCCCCGGAGCAGACCACCACCACCGGGTGCGCGGCCAGAGCCCCCAGGTCAGCCGAGATGTCCCCGGTGCGCTCGGCACCCAGGTGCACTCCGCCGATGCCGCCGGTGCTTACCACCTGGATGCCCACGCGCTCGGCCACGATCACGGTGGCGGAGACGGTAGTGCCACCGCAGGCTTCCCGGGCCACCGCCACCGGCAGATCCCGGGCGGCGACCTTCATCACCCCGGGGCGCAGCAGCCGGGCGAGGTCCTCCCCGGAGGCGCCCACGCGGATCCGGCCGTCCACCACCGCGATCACCGCGGGGACGGCGCCGCCGTCCCGTACCGCCTGGTGCATCCGGGCGGCGGAGTGCAGCGCCAGGTCGCCCGGCAGGCCGTGGGAGATCACCGCGGACTCCAGGGCCACCACCGGCTGCCCGGCGGCCAGGGCCCGGTCCACATCGGCCGAGACGTCAAGGGGAGGCGGCCAGTCCGGCATGGGCGCGCAGGGCGGCCAGGTTGAGTTCGGGATGGGTGCTGCCTTCCACGGTCACCGTCACCGCGCCGGCGGCAGCGGCCAGGGCCGCCGCCTCGCGCTCGGGCAGGCCAGACAGCAGCGCGTAGACGACGACCGCGGCCACCGCGTCTCCCGCCCCGGTGGGGTCGGCGACGGTCACGGGCGGCGCGGGCGCGCGGTGGACATCCTGTCCGGCCCACATCACGCCGTCTTCTCCCACCGTCACCACCACGGTGCGGGGTCCGCGCTCCCGCAGGACCGCCGCCGCCCGGGCGGCGTCCTCGGTCCCGGCCAGGACCGCCGCCTCGCGGGCGCTGCAGACCAGCGCATCCGCCCGGGACAGGTGCGGGAGCAGCCGCCCGGCCTTGGCGGGGGAGACCGCCAGCAGGCACAACATCCCCCGCCGCGGCAGTTCCACGGCGGCCGCCAGCGTCGGCGGCGACAGGTTGGCATCGGCGACCAGAACGCGGGCGGTGCGCACCGCGGCTGCCTGGGGACGCAGGTGCTCCGGAGTGAGGGCTTCCGCCGCCACCATCTGCGACACCGCGTACAGTACCCGTCCGCCCGACATCACCGCCACGTAGGCGTTGGGCCGGGCGTCCACGGCCACCACCCCGGAAACGTCCACGCCGGCGCGGGCTGTAGCCGCGACCACCTGGTCGGACAGCGGGTCCGATCCCACCCCCGCCACCAGCCGGACCGGCACGCCCAGCCGCGCCAGGTTCTCGGCCACGTTGCGTGCGGCGCCTCCCGCTCCCAGGCGCACGCGGCCCGGCGTGCTCACGCCTGCGGGCAACGGGTCGGCCGCCGCCACCACGTCGGCGTTGCACCCGCCCACGACCACCACGGCCGGCGGATGTCCCTTCCGCCGGTTGCTATCCGGGCGGGACGGGCGGGGATCCATCGTCGTGGGTCATTCGGCGCGGTGTCCGGACTTCCCCGCCATCCGCCCTCGCAGGTATTGGGCATCCCCGCGCCGTAGTGGGGAGGTGGTGCAGCTCCGCTGCCCCAATCCGGACTGCCCACGGGAGGGACGACGCGATGAGGTCACGACTGTGGCTGTTGCTCCTCCTGCTCGCGGGTGCGTCGCTGGTCGCCCAGGCCCTGCCGCCCCGGGCGGCCCAGGCGGCGCCCCGGACGTTCAAGATCGCCGTGGTGTCCGACGTGGGAGGTCGCGGGGACCTCTCCTTCAACGATATGGCCTTCAAGGGAGGCGAGGACGCCGAGCGGGACTTTGGCGTCCAGATGGTGGAGCTGGTCAGCAAGGTGGAAGCCGATTACGTGCCCAACCTCACCACCGCCGCCCGGGACCCCCAGGTTCAGCTGATCGTGGGGGTGGGCTTCCTGCTCAGCGACGCTCTGGCCCAGGTGGCCCGGCGCTTCCCCCAGAAGAACTTCGTGGGGATTGATACGTTCGCCCAGTCCATCGTCAAGGAGAAGTTCCCCGCCCAGTACCCGCTGCCCAACCTGATGGACATCGTCTACGAGGAACACAAGGGCAGCGCGCTGGTGGGAGCCCTGGGCGCGCTGCTGGCGGCCCAGTACAACAAGCCGCACATCGGCGGGGTCTTCGGCATCGAGATCCCCGTCCTGTGGAAGTTTGAGATCGGCTACAAGTGGGGCGCCCGGTGGGCCGCCCTGTGGCTGCAGAAGGGCAAGCCGGACAAGGTCTTCAAGTACCACAAGGACTTCGTCCTGTGGACCTACACCGGCACCTTCAGCGACATCCCCAAGGGCTACGCCGCCGCCAAGGCCATGTACGCCAAGGACGCGGTGGCGGTCTACAACATTGCCGGCCCCCTGGGGCTGGGCATCAACCAGGCCGTGCAGGAGATCGCCCGGGCCCAGGGGCTGCGCATGGGGCCGCCGTTCTGGATCGGCGTGGACGCCAACCAGGACTGGATCAACCCCGGCTTCGTCATCGCCAGCATGATGAAGCGCGTGGACCGGGGCGTGTACTACGCCACCAAGTTCGTCCGGGACGGGCGGTTCCGGGATCTGGTCAAGCAGACCAACGGCGTGCTGACCCTGGGCATCGGGACCAAGGTGGCCGGGGAGCTGACCGAAGGGATCTCGATCAGCACCCTCGATGATCTGGACGAGTTCGTGCAGATGGGCGTGCGGGCGGAGAAGCTGACCGGCAAGAAGGTCCTGCCGGCGCCGCCCGACCAGATCCGGGCCCGGGTCAAAGCCATGCGGGACGCCCAGCCGGCGTGGATCTGGAACGCGGTGGCCGAACTGGAGCGCAAGGTCCGCAATGGCGAGGTGACTGTGCCGCTGGTCGTCACCAAGCCCGACATCGAGAAGTGGCGCAACGAGCTGGGGTCCGCCCCCCTCTTCCGGCCGGCGGCGGGCCTCCCGGTGGGCGCTCCCTGATCGATCCGCGCGGGCCGATGGCGCACGGGGCAGGCCGGACGGGCGGTTTGCCGGACCGGCCTGCCCCGCCGTGTGTGGGGATGGGCGGGCGGGGCGCGGAGGGGTGATGGACCAGGCCCCCCGCATCGAGATGCGGGCCATCCACAAGGTCTACCCCGACGGGACCGTGGCTCTGCGGGGGGTGGACTTCACCCTGGAGCCGGGGGAGATCGTCGCCCTGCTCGGCGAGAACGGGGCCGGCAAGACCACCCTGATGAAGATCCTCTCGGGCCTGCTGCGCCCCACCCGCGGGCAGATCGTGGTGGACGGGCGGCCGGTGCAGTTCGCCAACCCCTCCGACGCGCTGCGGGAGGGGATCGGCATGGTCCACCAGGCGTTCACCCTGGTGCCCCCCTTCA
It encodes the following:
- a CDS encoding regulatory protein RecX; the encoded protein is MRVDLDTGATFRLRADDVAALDLHPGVEIDDALLRAVRERSLHLAASEAARRLLAVRPRSERELRERLLRRGLPDPTVSAVIGELRARGLVDDRRFADAWVRDRLALRPSGRVRLRYELATRGVARDVVEAVLAQALPAGDELTLARHVASARLRRYRGLPAEVASRRLAGVLLRRGFATSIVARVLRDLFGRALEPSP
- the recA gene encoding recombinase RecA — protein: MNEKQRALDLALTQIEKQFGKGSIMRLGEATSRLAVDVIPTGALALDVALGVGGVPRGRVVEVYGPESSGKTTLGYHIMAEAQREGGVAAFIDAEHAMDPNYARAVGVDVDSLLISQPDSGEQALEIAEMLVRSGAVDVIVVDSVAALVPKAELEGDMGDAHVGLQARLMSQALRKLVGAISRSRTTVVFINQIREKIGVMFGNPETTTGGRALKFYASVRMEIRRTENIKVGEEIRGMRARIKVVKNKLAPPFREAEVDIIYGQGISRAASILDVATAHGIVQRTGTWFAFGEMKLGQGRDNARDFLEANPEVAREIERRVRAQLGLLKPAPAEVRDAPPAREPAKGRT
- the thpR gene encoding RNA 2',3'-cyclic phosphodiesterase, giving the protein MTPRHRIFIAVELDPALHDAVVAAQRALEDAGARIRWVKPASLHFTLRFLGEITPAQVALAKIATREAARGVAPFAITLRRLGAFPSLQRPQVVWVGVEDGAEHLDALARRLDERLARYHFPPEDRRFRPHLTLARVRDARQWGDVVRALTRYRDVEIGTQTVRTICVMESTLTPQGPVYTRLEEVSLETHEN
- a CDS encoding competence/damage-inducible protein A — protein: MRAEIISVGTELLLGQIVDTNAAYLGQRLAEVGVDVHCRQTVGDNPARIREALRLALSRADLVVMTGGLGPTEDDLTVEAVAAALGRELVRDPEVAEHIRRFFASRGRTPPETVYKQALVPRGAQVIPNARGTAPGIHLQDDGRDIVIMPGVPYEMQGMVESYLLPLLRQRTGGIVIRSRVLRVTGEGESAVEARIKDLLSATQPTIAPYAKLGEVHLRLTAKGRPEDVAAALDRGEALVRERLGDLVYGTDDQTLEAVTASLLTARGVTVAVAESCTGGLVSQRLTSVPGSSAYFLLGVVAYSNDAKVRDLGVDPGMLRRHGAVSAEVAEAMASAVRARAGATLGVGLTGIAGPTGGTPDKPVGLVFLSLAHPEGVDTRRLQLGAEAGREGIRFLASQAALNALRLHLLRR
- a CDS encoding DUF4115 domain-containing protein; this encodes MAGRWKRETVPEPAPSPRKPLGIGERLRAAREARGLSLAAASAQTRIRAGYLQALEEEQFDRLPGRAYARGYLRAYARALGLDPDDLLAETAQVLGGPAPPLIGPVQAEVPIRPATRPSRLRRILLTASVIVLTVVGVLAYIGYQQLRQFQTPVPAAVGEPPRPAPEPAPRPPAPAPAAPEPAPVIRPPSSGVEVTVQAVGLSWLRVLADGREVFTGFLRAGDRRTWTGERSLTVRVGNAPAVTVLVDGRPVRPPSGRRVWEQTFTAEGR
- a CDS encoding pseudouridine-5'-phosphate glycosidase → MPDWPPPLDVSADVDRALAAGQPVVALESAVISHGLPGDLALHSAARMHQAVRDGGAVPAVIAVVDGRIRVGASGEDLARLLRPGVMKVAARDLPVAVAREACGGTTVSATVIVAERVGIQVVSTGGIGGVHLGAERTGDISADLGALAAHPVVVVCSGAKAICDVARTLEYLDTAGVTVVAYRTDRFPYFYAPDSGLPAPARIDSPAQAAAIWRAHRALGRRSALVVAQPVPAQDALTSEEVEQAVAAAVRKAEAAGVRGGDLTPFLLAALAELTGGRSLRANLALLRANAALAAEIATALAG
- a CDS encoding PfkB family carbohydrate kinase, giving the protein MVVVGGCNADVVAAADPLPAGVSTPGRVRLGAGGAARNVAENLARLGVPVRLVAGVGSDPLSDQVVAATARAGVDVSGVVAVDARPNAYVAVMSGGRVLYAVSQMVAAEALTPEHLRPQAAAVRTARVLVADANLSPPTLAAAVELPRRGMLCLLAVSPAKAGRLLPHLSRADALVCSAREAAVLAGTEDAARAAAVLRERGPRTVVVTVGEDGVMWAGQDVHRAPAPPVTVADPTGAGDAVAAVVVYALLSGLPEREAAALAAAAGAVTVTVEGSTHPELNLAALRAHAGLAASP